The sequence gagatgatatcaAAGATGCCGAGCACAGAGCAGGGCACACGGCAGGTCCTCAAAGGACTGGACAGTGACGTGACTCCTGGGGAGCACACAGCTGACAGGCAGCCTGGCACAATATTAGGATTCTGAGGGGCGGTTCTGAGCCCATGGGAGAGTCACAGGCCTCAGCCTACCGGGGGTTCATGGAGGATAAGGGAAGGCATCTTTGCTGAGGAGAGCCCTGCACAGAAGCCTGGAGGCTGCCCAGAGCTCTGGGCGGCACTGTGCCCTGGGCTCAGTCCCCTTGCCTCCTGACCCAGCGTGTCCTGCTGCAGGTCTCTTACCGGGCCCAGCAGGGTGACACGCGGCGGGCGGTGCAGAAGATGGTGCTGGTGTGGGTGCTGGCCTTCCTGCTCTATGGACCCGCCATCCTCAGTTGGGAGTACCTGTCTGGCGGCAGCTCCATCCCCGAGGGCCACTGCTACGCCGAGTTCTTCTACAACTGGTACTTCCTCATCACGGCCTCCACCCTCGAGTTCTTCACCCCTTTCCTCAGTGTCACCTTCTTCAACCTCAGCATCTACCTGAACATCCAGAGGCGCACCCGTGTCCGGCTGGATGGAGTGCGCGAGGCAGCCACCACCGAGCTTCCACCGGAGGCCCAGCCCTCTCCACCGCCTGCCGCACCCAGCTGCTGGGGATGCTGGCAGAAAGGGTGCGGGGAGGCCGTGCCGCTGCACAGGTACGGGGTGGGGGTCAGCGAGGTGACCCCAGGCCCTGAGCCAGGGGAGGTGGCCCTCGGGGGTGGTAGCGGTGGGGGTGCCGCGGCCTCGCCCACCTCCAGCTCCGGCAGCTCCTCAAGGGGCACCGAGAGGCCTCGCTCACTCAAGCGCGGCTCCAAGCCATCCGCGTCCTCAGCGTCCCTCGAGAAGCGCATGAAGATGGTGTCCCAGAGCATCACTCAGCGCTTTCGGCTTTCACGGGACAAGAAGGTAGCCAAGTCACTGGCCGTCATCGTGAGCATCTTTGGGCTCTGCTGGGCCCCCTACACACTCCTGATGATCATTCGGGCCGCCTGCCATGGCCACTGCATCCCCGACTACTGGTACGAGACGTCTTTCTGGCTGCTGTGGGCCAACTCGGCCGTCAACCCCGTCCTCTACCCGCTGTGCCACTATAGCTTCCGCCGGGCCTTCACCAAGCTGCTCTGCCCCCAGAAGCTCAAGATCCAGCCCCACAGCTCCCTGGAGCACTGCTGGAAGTGAGCTGGCCTTCCACGGCACAGGATGCTTGAGGCCACTGCCACCCCCTCGAGGCCCTGGGTTCCTGGGCAGCTGGGCCTTCACGTCCACCTGGCCGCCCTGCAGGCGTGTGCTCTGCCTTGTCTCTGGCCCACCCTAAATGCCATGGCAGCCTCTCAGACCATCCACTGGCAGTGGAGGCAGCCTGGTAGGCGGCTGGAAGGGCCCCTGCTGTGTGAGCCAGAACGATGCCACCCAAGTCCTGCTGTAGCCCAGGAGGGACAATCCAGGGCTCCCAGCCACTCTGTCCACCCCCACGGACAGTGTGATGGCCGGTCGTGTCCTTGCTTTTCACAATTACTGCTCAGTGTCCTTCCCAAAGCAAGTGCTTGGCGTGCGCTCCAGGCCTCTGGGGCCAGCGCACGGCCCCTGCACGTGCACACACCTGCACACGCCTGCACACCTGCCCTGTCCCAGACAAGCCCTGGCTGCTGGCTTTGCTGCTGTCCGTCCCCTGCTTGTGGCCGGACCTGGTccttcatccctcctccctccaactTTATCTGCTCCCAAAGTGCCAGGTGCTCCCCAGGAACCTTGCTCGCGGCAGGTCTCTGCATCTCCATTCTGGGTGTTTCAGGAAGACGGAGAAGAAGAAAACACGTCCATGAACTCGATGTTCCTTAGATGTTTAATCAAAAGAGACAAAACTGCTGAGGAGCTCGGGGCTGGATTGGCAGGTGTGGGCTCCCACGCCCTCCTTCCTTGTGTGTGCCGCTTCTGGCTGAGCCGAGCCAGCttctctgcccaccccacccccagctcggGTACTGGGCCCCGACTGGAGGCTCTAAGGGTGGCCGGAACCCCAGACACCCAATTGTCCAGAAGGCTGTCCCTCCCACTCCATCTGCTCAACCAGAGTTTCCTGGTTGGGGAGAGGGAAACAGCCGAGCCCCGAGAGTCCTCTCAGGGCAGTCGGAGGAGCCCAGGGGCCAGGTGCCAAGCCCAGCAGAGGGGCCGCTTTGCCGCATCCCATGCACTGGCTGGCGCTCTGCATGCTCTGCTCCCCGCACACCTGCCGTGCTGCCCCTGCAGACCCTGAAGTCCACACAGtaaagtgtatttttttattgGTGCTGATTCCTGAGGACTTCATGGGGGTGGCCGAGCATTACTTGGAACCCACGGGGACACAGGAGCACCCAGGCAGGCATGAGAGGcaggcctgcccctccccctggcCTCAGTGTCTCTTcaagtgggggagggggcactgTGATGGGGAGAGAAGTCAGCAGTCATACGAGGGTTTAACCCCAGTATGGGACACGGTGCCCCAGCAGTGCCCCGCCCGCCACTCTCTCTCACTTCAGGCTTGAAAACAGATGGCACAGCCCCCACCTGCTGCAGCCTGCTTGTCCCAGGACAGGGGTTTGCACTGTTCTCAGCCATGGGGAGCTTTCAGGGGTGTGGGGGCTGGAGCCGAGCTCAAGAGGACGACGGCCCAAGGCAGGGAGGCATCTCTGGTAGACTGGCTTCCCGGCCACGGCCTGGAGGCGGGACTGAGTGTGATGGACGGGGACAGGGAGAAGGAGACGGTGCTGGGTGAGCCTGAGCCCATTGGGCTCCACAGAGGGTCAGACATTGGCCCAGCTGCCCAGAGCCCACTTGGAAAGAGGGCAAGACCAGCTCAACCTAGGGGTGACATAAACATGGGTGGGTTAGATGCCACTGcctccaggaagctttccctCCTTTCCAGCCACGAGGGCCCTCCCTGCCCTGACCTCACGGACACCCCCTGCTGTGCTGGCACAGCGTCCATAGTCCTGACCACGTTCTCTCTTCCTCTGGCTGAGAGACACTCGGTGGCCTCAGTGCCAGCGTTATGGCTGGGTGCCGTGGCTCCCGAATCCAGCAGTGAGGTCCAGACAGTGCTCCGACTACAGCAGGAGCACACAGCTATTCACAATGTTTAAAATCCACAGTCTTCCTCTTCTAGACATTTTCTCATCAAGCTGGTACTCCTTCCCCTCCATGATCTCTGTCCACCAGAGAGACCCCTCTGGTCTGGGCAGGGCAACAGTCTTCTTAGTGGCCCAAGGGAGGGCCAAGCCTCAGGTCCGCTCTGGGCCTGGGCACTGTCGGGAGCTGAGCACTGGGAGCGGGGAAGTGAGGCAGGGTCGGCAGAGGCCACCCGCTGCCTGTGGCCAGAGCCTGGGGAAGCCCTcacagccctgggccctggggtgAGGCTGGCCACTGACCTTCCCTGCGGCCCTGCAGACCCGCCTGGCCCCCGGTCTGTGGGCGTCATCTCGCAGCCCAGAGCTGTCTGGAGAAGGACAAAGAGCCCATTCTCTGCAGCAGTGGGCGCCTCTGCGCTGCCCGCACAGCCAGAGCCCGCGCTGCCCCTCAGCCCGGCCCTGCTAAATGGCTACAAATTGGAGGATAAAAGTGCAGGCTTTCAAGcaattttgccttcaatctctggCAACTGCCGCTCCCTGAGCTCCCTtgcaggggtggaggaggagagaagaaagacacAGAGTCTATTGGGTCGTGTCCTGCCACAAACAAACCCGCCAAGGGGGCCTTTCTCCTCGGATCCACTGCTGGGAGCAGAGACAAAGCTGAGCCCAGAGGCAGGAGCTGCCACCCCCGCGGGCGCCACCCACATTGGCAGCtgctgtttactgagcacctactgtgtgccaggctctgagcCGGCCACGGGCTGGTGGGAGGCGGGTAGACAAACAATTGGCCCATAAGCAGGGCCGTTCCCACGGGGGTGGAAGATGGGGCTGGGGGGACAAGAGGAGGGGGCACCTGGCTCGTCAGCCATGTGGACAGGGAGCCTGTCTGCAGAGCTGTTGTTTCATTCCTTTATTCCACAGACTTCCACTGATTCTAGTGGTGGGTTTGAGCCCATGGGCTGAAAGAAGGGCATGTTAAGTGAAAGGGGCCCAGATGGGCGGCATTGATGCCCTGGGGCCTGGAGGCCGAGATGAGGAGGGTGGCCTTGCTTCTGAGCACAACGATGCCTCCAGAGAGTGAGCCTGAGGCCCTAGGATGGAGTGCAGTCTGGGTGGCCCGCCTGTGTCAGCCCAGCCCTAATAGTGGGTACCTGGGGGATTTGTGAGGACAAGTGCAGAGACTGGCAGAGGCAGCTGAAGAACTGGGCAAAGGTCTGAGGCAGGGTTCTGCCCTGGGCACTCATGGGTGACCTGGCTCCCCTCAGGGCCAGCCTTTGGCCCTCAGGGAAGCAGGGCTCAGGGCCAACAGGTCTCCAGGACTCCCCCCTCTCCGGGCTGGCACTGGCTTTGTATGTCTGGCCACCCCTCCCACCGCGGTGCTGGCTCTGGGAGAGCCCCCTGGGAACTGGCTCTGCACAGCTGCTGGGTGTGGGTCCTTCTCACCCTGGGGTAGAGTTCCCAGGAGCCCAGCAGGCAGCTCCCATCCTTCTACAAAAGGCCAAGTTACTCAGCAGTCCTTTAGGGCATCAGGGTCATGATGAGGGAAGACTGGGATCAGCTGGCAGGGCTTCTGGAGGTCTGAGCCATGGGGAGACCCACCCTGTCTAGCCCCAGCCTCCACCTCCCATCCCGACACTCGTGGCTGGGCTCAGGGGGTGCAGGAACCTTTCCACCAATATTTATTGGAGCCTGTATCCTCAGGGACTCCCCACAGAGAGGGGTGGGCTCAGCTCTACACTCAGTAGACCCTGAGAGCTGGGGCCCTGGATGCTGGGCAACTGGCTCATATCCCACACTCAGCAGCCAGTAGGGGCCAGCATTCTATCCTCCCACcccctgggtccctctgggcaccATGGGGGGTGTGGTGTGTGAGCGGGTCCCCGCCCCACTGTGTCCTCCTGGGACTCACCTGCATCCCTGGATGACGagtacagtggagaaacctgccTGGTGATGCATCTGGGAAGGGCTCCCGTGAGCCTTGGGGATGAACTCAACTGTGCTGATCTTAACCCAAAGCATACAGTGGCGCCTgctgtatgttgtgtgtgtggtgCACAGGAGCTGGGAGAAGTTGCCCTTTTGGAGCCAAGAaagtgggagagagaagggagaggtaGGAAGGAAGGTGGAGGAACCTGGACCCAACCACCCAGGTCATGTGGAAAATGTGCttcaggggaaactgaggccagggcaGGAGGCTGCCCCTCCAGAAGGCTAAGGGGACACCCCGCCCTCTcccaccttctcttcctctcccaaGCCCTACTCTGGTCAcctggaaacacacacactcctgagcAAGCCCAAGGCCTCTCATTGCCCAAGCCCAGTGCCTTCTTCTGGTGGCAGTAGCTCCTGCTTTTCCTTTGGGGACCATCCCCCCTTCACTCCAGTGGGTCCAGGGGCTGACACCATCCCTGGGCTCCAGGACAGCTATAGGTCCCAGGTATGGCTGGTAAGAACCACCTGGGGAAAGTTGGGGTAGTGCACATCCCCAGTGTGGCCAGACAGCAGCCGTCCTGGGACTTTGGGGGCCCTGGGAGGCCAATGCTCCCCTGCAGCTGGGGTTGCTGGCCTGGTGGCCTCCAACACTGTTCTTTAGAGGCCTCTCCATGGAGGGAGCACGCCTGCTGCAGCCAAGGCAGAAGAAAGCCACACTGAGAGCTGGCAGATGGGTTCTACCTGCTGCTCTCTGAGCACCTGGATCCAGCCTGGCCTGAAGCTAGAACCTTTTGGTTTCATGAGTCACCAAATGCCCCTCTTTTCCTAAAGCCAGCACAAAATAACATTTTGTAATGTGATGGCCCAGCTTGGCATCCCTCTgtcttggggtgggggaggggaaagaaacaTTCCTGCTCATGAGACGGCTCTGTCTTTAATAAAAAATGAGGAAGTGAGTTAATCATTTAGTAAATAATAATTAGTTGTTTGTGAtgatggtgggcttcccaggtggcatagttgGTAAAGAAgtcgcctgccgatgcaggacacCCAAGAGacaagagttccatccctgggtcaggaagatcccctgaaggaggaaatggcaactcactccagtatttctacctggagaattccatggtcagaggagcctggtgggctgcagtccctagggtcacagagtcggacgtgactgagcacacaacacaaccgttgattaacaatgtgattCAAAAATGTCATGACTGGTGGTAGGAAATAATGACTGTTGGTATGTTAACATACCGGCTCTAAGGAAGGAAGGGCAGGATGCCAGGCTTTTGGCCTGTGACATACTTCCCGTCCACAGGTCACCAGGCACTCTGCCTTGGCTCAAATTCCTTCTCCACTGAACAGGGCACCCGCACAGTACCCGGCGTCCTGTCCCCAGGGTGGCAGGCTCTGTGTCCAGAGGAGTGCCTTGCTGTGGAGCTTGTCAGACACAAATCTCAGAGGGGcacaaaaatatccttcaaaggagaaagaagaaagacaggagagaagggaggggaagggagggtttggagcaaggggaggagggggtggtagTGCTGGGCTAAAAATGCATCTGTGACATTCCAGAGTCACCGGCTTCCAAATTCAAACACGTCAAACTGGGTGATCTGTAAACGCTCTGCTTTAAATGCTGGACAGTCCTCAAAGGGCTCAGCAAGCCCTGGTTCTGAGCAGAGGTATGGGATAGGGACTGGCCTGCCCTCCGCCCTGGGCCCCAGTTTGGCAGAACCCCAGATTCCCGAGTAGCCACGGGGGTGGGCAGGTGGATGGACCATTCCTTGCTGGCCCCTCCCTGATGCCCTTCAGGGCCCAGGGCTTTCTGTGTCAGCTGAGGCTCTGCTCTGCCTGGGAATTGTCTGCCCCTCATTCCAGCTCCTCAAACCTATTAATTCATACTAAAGTGTGATGGGCTAACTACTCTAGAGAGGGGAGATGTGCACTTTAACAGAGGACCATCTTTGAATTGAAAGGAGTCAAATTCTAACCCAAGTGTTTCAAATTGCGAGACACTCCGGGTGGGGGAGGACCGAGGATGGACGGTGTCTACACGCTGTCCTGAGCTCCCATGGGGCCCTGAGTCAGAAGCCCATGTCACTGAGGATGCCAGATCACTGAAAGAAGTATCCCTCGGTCCGAGCTCCTGGATGGAACCTCCATGCTGGGTCAGCAGCCCTGTGGCCCACACGGAGGATTCCTGGGACCAGCGCTGGGTGCTCCCCGGAGGCCCGCTAATCAGCTATGGACTGCAGACAGCCCTCCGTGGTCCTGACGAGCCGGCTGGCCCGACCTGATCAGGAGAAGGCAGCCACGTGGGGCGGTGCCACCATCACTACTGCTGGGCCACCCAAGGACACCAGAGGGCAGCTGGCTGAAAGTGAGCACTTGGTGCTGCCCTGGCATAGGCCATCGGGGTGGGCTCTCTGCCCCTCCAGGGATGGGAAGAAGGCAGGACCCTGATGGGTGGAGCCTCTCCCCCAGGTGGCCCAGTCCAAAGCCCTCCCTCCAGGGCCAGCGTCAATAGGGATGTGTTTGCGCCACCTCCCCCTGCTTCACCTTCACTTCCGCCATCAGATAAAACAGCTCAGTGCAACCTGGATTTCAGAGTCACAACAAATAATCTGGTGGCTAAGTACCGCATTCTTTGTTGTGAGTCTGAAATTCAAATCTCAGAGAGGTGGTGACCCTCCCTGTGTTCACGGACAATGACAGGGAGGGGCTGAGCTCTGAGGATCCATCCAGCTCTTTGGAAGCTATGGGAAGGGCCTGCGGGTGGGCAGCTGGTGGCTGCCTGTGGCCCGGACCCCTAGGCTTGGCCAGGGACAGTATGCTAGCGTCTTGGGGGCATGGCCCTCTAGACTCCAAGGCTTGCTCGGTCCTTGGCCATGGGTCCCAGATGATCCCACATGGGGAAGGGTCTGTGTACCCAGGGTGGGGCTGAAGTGAGCAAGTTTAAGACCCCAGGCCAGACCACAGGTATCCCTACTCCGTTGGACCTTACAGATGCGTCCCAGGCATATAGATGATAAAACCAGGCAATAGGCGTGGGTGACAGGCATATCCCAGTGCCTGCGATATCCCAGTGCCAAGTGTAGTGGGCTCGATGGGCTAGGCAGCCCACCCAGACCACAGTGAGGCAGAAagcctgcccctcacccccacctccgcTCCAAGACCATAGCAGAAAGTGGAGACATCTCCTGGCTCTGGAAAAATACCGACCCACTGGTGCCTGGCTACTTCTGACACggaaaatttgttttttctccaGAGAATTAAAGGTTTCCAAGACAGAGAGACCCCTCCAGGTGCCCCTCTTTGGGTGCTCACATGCCTGTGGGCGGCTCTGGCTCCACCCAAGGCCTGTGTGTCCCCTCTGCTCCGTCTGCCCTGTTGCCCTTTCACGAGAGGAGACACCCTGGCCTTGGTGCGCCTGAGCATTAGAGCCACCCTGCGATGAGACGGATGGCGTCAACAGTGCCCAGCGCGTGCTCACCAGCACGTGTGCACACGTAACTGCACGTGTGCACACAAGTGCGTGTGCATAGTTGTGTGTTTTTACTGTGGTCAAATATATGTAAAACTTAcccttttaaccattttaagtgcacAGCTCAGTGGCCTTAGGCACATTCACAGTTGTGCAACTATTCCCAACATCCACCTCCAGAACTTTCTCGCCTTCCCAGACTC is a genomic window of Bos mutus isolate GX-2022 chromosome 13, NWIPB_WYAK_1.1, whole genome shotgun sequence containing:
- the HRH3 gene encoding histamine H3 receptor, with translation MERSPPDGPLNASGALAGEAAAAAAGGARGFSAAWTAVLAALMALLIVATVLGNALVMLAFVADSSLRTQNNFFLLNLAISDFLVGAFCIPLYVPYVLTGRWPFGRGLCKLWLVVDYLLCTSSVFNIVLISYDRFLSVTRAVSYRAQQGDTRRAVQKMVLVWVLAFLLYGPAILSWEYLSGGSSIPEGHCYAEFFYNWYFLITASTLEFFTPFLSVTFFNLSIYLNIQRRTRVRLDGVREAATTELPPEAQPSPPPAAPSCWGCWQKGCGEAVPLHRYGVGVSEVTPGPEPGEVALGGGSGGGAAASPTSSSGSSSRGTERPRSLKRGSKPSASSASLEKRMKMVSQSITQRFRLSRDKKVAKSLAVIVSIFGLCWAPYTLLMIIRAACHGHCIPDYWYETSFWLLWANSAVNPVLYPLCHYSFRRAFTKLLCPQKLKIQPHSSLEHCWK